DNA from Branchiostoma lanceolatum isolate klBraLanc5 chromosome 9, klBraLanc5.hap2, whole genome shotgun sequence:
ACTAGTATAGCATTTTATAAAGTTTGTTCATATGTCACTTATTAttggtaatgtacatgtaggcataaAGAAGACAGTCGCTGAGAAGACCGCAGCCCAGGGCCAGAAGACGAGCGGTGATAAGACTAAAGATGCAGGTAAGATTGTATTCTCTTAGCTAAGGAAACAAGACCATTGAAATGGCCCCAGTTCGTACATCATATTTACCATGCCAGTGACACAGTGCTCTTTGTTGGAGGTCATGTGGCGTACGAATCGTTGACGTCGTCAGGTGCTACATGTTAACAAAAGAGCTTGCCCCTAAACCATTGCTTCCTTTAACTGACTAAGTCTGCTGCTTGCTTCTAAAAGCAAATCTTTGACGTTACTTTACAGCTGCAGTTTAATCATAGATGCTATCATAAAGCTGCCTGCTTTGTTATGAGGGGATTTGCGTAGATGAGAAGAGTTCAAAGATAACAAGGATTCAAAAGAGACGAAATGACCTCATTATACAAACATGTGTCAATCAAGGAGTGGAAGGAATGATCAAAGCAACAAGAGAGGAGTAGAAATCatatccttccttccttcatgtGGACAATCTCTTCACAGTACACGCGTACGCGTAGGGGACCAAGGCAACAACTATCTCATGACCATTGATCGTTGCATGTTTATACCAAAGCTGATGGAGACGAATGCATGGTCGCATCCATGTATGCATTTCCTGTGGTCTTCTCTGCTTATGACGACACGTTTCCACTGTTATATTTACTGTGGGTCATGCCAAAAGACTAACGTAACTTACTTGTCCACTGCTCATGGTGATGGTGGTGCTGTGGTTTCTCATACTTCATCCCTGTACCGTCATTATACTAACAGTTGCCACTTGCCAGTGATCTCCATATCAAGGAGAAGGACTACGACGTCGTTTAACGATCTTATCATTAAACTGGCCTCATTTAAATCCATATGGGTAACCCCATTCTCTTTTTTAGGGCGAAGGAATGTCTCTTCCTCAAAGGTGCAATCACTTCACAACTTACGAAATCAGACAGAAAGGACGTTCAGACGCAAAAACCTTACTAATAGTGGCGGGAAAAGtgtagaggaggaggaggaccgCATAGGCAAACTTCTGGGTCGGCTAGATAGAACTTTGGACGGGCTTAAGGCAACGGATATAGTATCCGGTGAGTGGTTTGGACAGACCCGCTGACCTGTCACGCTAACCGCCACAcgtagaataaaccattttttcCCTTTCAGTTACGAGCAAGAATGGTGGCTCTAGCATGATTTTTCTGTACCGAACATAAGATGCCTACTTTTGCTGTTGCTGCTCCGCAAGTTCTGCACAGGTGCATGGTGGCGTGTCATAAGCACTAATAACTGGCTGGACGTGATGTCATTGCGCGACCTTAATTCACTTCCTTCATTATAAATGTATTGTACCTATCGTATTTGTACGTATACTCCTTTACCTAATTTGATTATATCCTCCTGTGTGACAAAAGGGTAAAATGATACTGGCGCCAACAGTTGCCTACTcgtattttccttttttgttccgCGACAAAGATACTCGTTTTGGTCATTGAATGGACGTCGATGCTAGAGTGTTCTGAGTTGTACGACCAAAAGAAATCCGTCGAATTAAGATGAAATCGTTTACTTTCCTAGTTGGCATCCCTTTTTTGATTGAATTGGGTACATATTGTTTGGCGATTTATGATGTTGCAATACAGTCTCTTCTTATCATTTATCCGACGCAGCAATGACTTTTTAAATACACGTTATATCTTGGTTTATTTCTAGCAGGAGCTGGAGACAACAAGGGGGTGAAAGCTGGCACCTTGGGGACATCGCAAAAGCACGCTGAGCAGACCAGTTCAGCAGCAGCAAATGCAGGGAAAGGCGGACTGGAGGGTGCACTAGCAGGCATGCTGCATGGTCCAACCATCAAGGACAAGACTTCGAAAGAAAACGCTCCCATCGTAGGTCCAGATGGCATTCCTACGGAAAAAGACAGGTGGGGTTCAGAGTACGTCACCCTCAAACAGGGAGCTGCGACAATGCAGTCAGCGGCTCCAACCCAAGCAGCAGCAACCATCAAATCAGCGGATACAACTCAGTCTGCGGCTTCTCATGGTCCTGGGCTGTCAGCTGCGTTAGAGGGCATGCTGCATGGTCCAACCATCAAGGACAAGACTTCGAAAGAAAAAGCTCCCATCGTCGGTCCAGATGGCATTCCTACGGAAAAAGACAGGTGGGGTTCAGAGTACGTCACCCTCAAACAGGGAGCTGCGACAATGCAGTCAGCGGCTCCAACCCAAGCAGCAGCAACCATCAAATCAGCAGATACAACTCAGTCTGCGGCTTCTCCTGGTCCTGGGCTGTCAGCTGCGTTAGAGGGCATGCTGCATGGTCCAACCATCAAGGACAAGACTTCGAAAGAAAAAGCTCCCATCGTCGGTCCAGGAGGAATCCCTAAGGAAGACGTGAGGTGGCCAGAGTACGGCACAGAGAAGCAGGGCGCAGTAAAGATGCAATCAGCCGCTCCAACCCAAGCAGCAGCAACCATCAAATCAGCAGATACCACACAGTCTGCGGCTCCACCAGGTCCTGGGCTGTCAGCTGCGTTAGAGGGCATGCTGCATGGTCCAACCATCAAGGACAAGACTTCGAAAGAAAAAGCTCCCATCGTCGGTCCAGGAGGAGTCCCTAAGGAAGACGTGAGGTGGCCAGAGTACGGCACAGACAAACAGGGCGCAGCAAAGATGCAGTCAGCGACTCCAACCCAAGCAGCAGCAACCATCAAATCAGCAGATACCACACAGTCTGCGGCTCCACCAGGTCCTGGATTGTCAGCCGCACTGGCGGGTATGTTACATGGTCCAACCATCAAAGACAAGACTTCGAAAGAAAAAGCCCCCATCGTCGGGCCAGGAGGAGTCCCTAAGGAAGACGTGAGGTGGCCAGAGTACGGTTCAGACAAGCAGGGAGCAGTAAAGATGCAATCAGCCGCTCCAACCCAAGCAGCAGCAACCATCAAGTCAGCGGATACCACACAGTCTGCGGCTCCCCCTGGTACCGGATTGTCAGCCGCACTGGATGGTATGTTACATGGTCCAACCATCAAAGACAAGACTTCGAAAGAAAAAGCCCCCATCGTCGGGCCAGGAGGAGTCCCTAAGGAAGACGTGAGGTGGCCAGAGTACGGTTCAGACAAGCAGGGAGCAGTAAAGATGCAATCAGCCGCTCCAACCCAAGCAGCAGCAACCATCAAATCAGCAGATACAACTCAGTCTGCGGCTCCACCAGGTCCTGGGCTGTCAGCTGCGTTAGAGGGCATGCTGCATGGTCCAACCATCAAAGACAAGACTTCGAAAGAAAAAGCCCCCATCGTCGGGCCAGGAGGAGTCCCTAAGGAAGACGTGAGGTGGCCAGAGTACGGCACAGAGAAGCAGGGCGCAGTAAAGATGCAATCAGCCGCTCCAACCCAAGCAGCAGCAACCATCAAATCAGCAGATACCACACAGTCTGCGGCTCCACCAGGTCCTGGGCTGTCAGCTGCATTAGAGGGCATGTTACATGGTCCAACCATCAAGGACAAGACTTCGAAAGAAAAAGCTCCCATCGTCGGTCCAGGAGGAGTCCCTAAGGAAGACGTGAGGTGGCCAGAGTACGGCACAGAGAAGCAGGGCGCAGCAAAGATGCAGTCAGCGGCTCCGATGCAAGCAGCAGCAACCATCAAGTCAGCGGATACAACACAGTCTGCGGCTCCACCAGGTCCTGGGCTGTCAGCTGCATTAGAGGGCATGCTGCATGGTCCAACCATCAAGGACAAGAACCAGAAGAAAAAGAACGCACCAGTCGTCGGTCCTGATAGTATTCCAACGGAAGAAGTCAGGTGGGGGGAGCAACATTCCGGGAAACAGGGCGCAGCAAAGATGCAGTCCGCGGCTCCAACCCAAGCAGCAGCAACCATCAAGTCAGCGGATACAACTCACTCTGCGGCTCCCCCAGGTCCTGGGCTGTCAGCTGCGTTAGAGGGTATGTTGCATGGTCCAACCATCAAAGACAAGAACCAGAAGAAAAAGAACGCACCAGTCGTCGGTCCTGATAGTATTCCAACGGAAGAAGTCAGGTGGGGGGAGCAACATTCCGGGAAACAGGGCGCAGTAAAGATGCAGTCCGCGGCTCCGATGCAAGCAGCAGCAACCATCAAGTCAGCGGATACCACACAGTCTACGGCTCCTCCAGGTGCTGGCTTGTCAGCTGCGTTAGAGGGTATGTTGCATGGTCCAACCATCAAGGACAAGACTTCGAAAGAAAAAGCTCCCATCGTCGGTCCAGGAGGAGTCCCTAAGGAAGACGTGAGGTGGCCAGAGTACGATACGGGCAAACAGGGCGCAGCAAAGATGCAGTCAGCGGCTCCGATGCAAGCAGCAGCAACCATCAAGTCAGCGGATACCACACAGTCTGCGGCTCCCCCTGGTCCCGGATTGTCAGCCGCACTGGATGGTATGTTACATGGTCCAACCATCAAAGACAAGAACCAGAAGAAAAAGAACGCACCAGTCGTCGGTCCTGATAGTATTCCAACGGAAGAAGTCAGGTGGGGGGAGCAACATTCCGGGAAACAGGGCGCAGCAAAGATGCAGTCCGCGGCTCCGATGCAAGCAGCAGCAACCATCAAATCAGCAGATACAACACAGTCTGCGGCTCCTCCTGGTCCTGGGCTGTCAGCTGCGTTAGAGGGTATGTTGCATGGTCCAACCATCAAAGACAGGAACCAGAAGAAAAAGAACGCACCAGTCGTCGGTCCTGATAGTATTCCAACGGAAGAAGTCAGGTGGGGGGAGCAACATTCCGGGAAACAGGGCGCAGCAAAGATGCAGTCCGCGGCTCCAACCCAAGCAGCAGCAACCATCAAGTCAGCGGATACAACACAGTCTGCGGCTCCTCCTGGTCCTGGGCTGTCAGCTGCGTTAGAGGGTATGCTGCATGGTCCAACCATCAAGGACAAGAACCAGAAGAAAAAGAACGCACCAGTCGTCGGTCCTGATAGTATTCCAACGGAAGAAGTCAGGTGGGGCGAGCAACATTCCGGGAAAGGTAAGCATACCATATATAGAAACATTGCTACTTGGAACGAAGTTACGTTGGTACTGAAGTGCCATCAATGAATATAATTCTAACAATATCATCAGGACCAGTGAATATTTAGTGAAATACAGTATTTGAGACAATAGatactgacatacatgtatcaactttAAGTATTCTatgaaaagtacattttgttgaCTGATAGACGAGAAGCAGACGTCAGCTGACAAAAAATAACCATTTGACTTTTTTTCTGCAGGGGCTAAAGGATCAGGACAGAGCAACAACAAGTCTGGGGGACGCAAGGGGTCAGgcaaaaagaaaggaaagaaatgaaACTTCTTAGAAATAACCAATGAGGTTAACCTTACTTGAAATACCCAATGGCTAAAACAGTAGGCATCTACATCATGCGATGGCTTCAGCGGTGCGGTAAAACAGGCACTCGTTTTCAATCACCAAGAATATTATTAGAACTATTGACGTGCCTGCAGGTAGAGACATATCATTCTTTTGGTCGGAAGGTCACCAAAGCACcggtatactctccaagcagaggttgttggggaaaattgtgatcTTATCATTTGCACCCATTTGTCCACAATCCGAAGCGAATGCGGACAAAAAGACGGGACATATGATAAGGTCACAATTtcccccaacaacctctgcttggaaagtagcaCCGATATACAAGAAATAATGTTGCAGTATGGAAATATTGGTTAGAATAATATGGTGACAGAGATGGCTGATTTCTGGATTATAAAGAAGACATTCCAACAACGAGATCTGCATGTGCCTtgctatacatttgtattttaatATTACGTGCTAGTTCTACATTGATACTCTAGATAGAAATAGTATAGGTATGACGCTGGTATAatttgtacagtactgtatgcTCTATGTATCTTTGGCACAGAAACATATGTCCAAAAATTGCAACTAGTAACAATATTTTGTCTATTGTAACGATATGGTGAAACTAGATATAAACGAAATATGAAGTTGATTCATGTTAAAAGAAGCCATATGACCAAGGCAGTAGATAGATTAACAACTACATCATCAGCTGGTCATACTACATTTAAAATGTTTATATTCTTGGAGCTTGATTTCATTTATTACTGTCATAATAGCATGTATAGTGACATTGGAAACACAAGATGATATTGGCGACTGGGACAACTCCCAGCAACGTTGATAGCTCATCCATTAGAAATGGTGACAGgaataaatgagaaaaaaatcaacccAACTGGGACAAAAGTTTTCATTTGCCAGTTAAGTGTTCTTGGTATATTACATATTCATTTTTCTGCTTAACTTTAGTGACATCTGCACCAATTGATTTTGTAATTAGTAATATAAAGGCTATAAAAGAGCAACATGTTAatcatttttcagaatttttccatgtttttctttttatttccttaAGTTTCCAAAAGTTTGTGTTTCCTTTTCCTCCCTTCTGCATGATATCAAGTGATGGGTCTTATAGTCAGTTTATGGTCAGATGCAATTAAAATTATCTAAACACATTTCTAGTGGACTACTTCAGTGTTAAAGAATATGTCTTATGCTTGTAAGATTTCACTTTAGAAATGGACAACTTCTGACAGGTGAACAGTGTCTTTATTCAATTCATGCATGAAAAGTATTGAATTGGTTGCAATTATGCCCTGAAGTTCAAGACTACAACACAGACACGATCACTGGTATGCGCCATACGAATCTAGCTAgcttacaaatgttttcaaacatgtcaacaaaaacaacttaaaTAAATCAGTCTTTGAAACTGATTCTTAAATACACTCTTCTTTTTCCACCAAACCTTTTATACAAAAGTATAAACATCTAAAATAGttataaaggaaagaaaatataagcataaacatacatacatttgtataatggtATCTGTTGCAACAATTTTAACTTGAGCACTTGCCCTGAATTGACATTGTAGTCTTACCTCTGTACTGCTGTATTTTTctcaaaaatgcactttcatTCAATATTAGCTATAACTAGGGCACTGTTCTCAAACACTACATGTTAAACAAACTTGATATCTAACCAAACTTGTCGAAACACTCCCTACTGACTACATTTTCAGCTTTTTTTGGACCACATCAATCTGACAATATTATTATTGGTCCACACACAAGTATTTGGCACCTTGGTATCATTCTAGCCATGATGACAAGTAGGCGCTCCTTTCACATGTCAAAAGTGGACTGACTGTGCAAGTAAAGCTGCAATAACAGTGTGTAGCTGCCATCTTAATCATATGTAACACAACTTCTGATTCAAATTTCTCCAGCGGCATTGACAAATATTCAGGACCTAGCCAagaaaaaattcaaagagaATCAGCTATGGCATTCTTCTAATTGTACAGACATTAGCAATCCTGGTTTGCTTACATCTCCTCTGATTCACGCAGTAGGTTGCAATTATTTAGAGGGGATGCAAAGTTATCAGAATGAAACCCAGCTTAAATACTAGTACACATTCAACTGCAGTGATGTAAATTGGTCCAAGGGTGTATTACACTTAGGTTGGTGAAGGCATACAAGTCCATCTACTGGGTGTCCTCACTAATGATATGGCAAGCTATCAGTAAAGACCAGAAAAGGGGTATCAAAAGACCCATCTGCATGCCCTTTgtataggaatgactagaacATAGAACAGAGCCATCATCCTTCCTTCATTTCTGAGCCAATGTAGAAGAACACATTTGAACAATTTCAAGGATGTATCAGTCCCCTATTCTATGTTCTAGCCATTCAATAAATATCAAAAATAACTTCAACCTCATTAACTGATTGCTGCCCCCTCCCTCAGCTTGCTCATAACATTCCTGTAACAGGTCATGGCAGTGTAATAATACCTGTCATGACATTAAACTTTAGCTGAAAAGTACATCATAACATTTTAAGCCAACTGTATCATTAAATAGCAACACTGTTAGCATATTCATTGAATTTGTATCAGTATAATATCGACAGAAACATACACAAGGACATGATGTTTTTAACACTGTCCAACTGTGTTGAGGGATAGATTGTTTTATAATTTGCTCTAAGCTGAAATTTTGTCACATATACTCTCTCCAAGCAATTATATACATCTATTTGGTCCTCTAAAGCAATACCGTTACCTATAGATCTTCTTTGCTTTCTAGAGATATTTACAACTATAGCAGCGCTAAAGAAGCAGCTCTGATTGTCTTATCATCAGTGTCAAACACTTGTAAGACAGATTTTATAATAAGCCCACATGGACGGTAATTTCACTCAGACATCTAAGGCAACATTTGACTACTTGTAAGGATGTGTTCAGAGCAGAAACATTTATGGCATATCAACAAATCTTCAGGTCTTTCAACTCCAAAGCAGCAAGTTGGCACAGCACCAATAGTAAATCACATATTTTTCTCAGGAGTTAAGGAAGGTTTTTGAAATCTTGGGCCATTTTTTTGGTTGCATTTCAAATCCTCTTGACTAACTCCAGTCAGTATTGTTTGGCCGCTCAAAAGCTTCTGACAAAAAATGAGAAGCTTTGACTGCCTGCTTTTATCAAATTTCATCAAAGGCTAGAGAAGTCTTAGACCTTCTGATATTGTTAAATTCAAAGGAAGTGCTAGTTTGGATGTCCCTAAACATTGCAACATCAAAAGACTTGGAATGAGTTGAATATTGCATGCCTATGTTCAGGTCATATCAAACAAGTCCCTGAGTTTCAGTGAAGGTTCCCTCCACCAGATCTTCTGTGCTGCTGCTGGAGGCGGTGTCTCCCTGGCAGGCCAGCGTGCCGGGGTAACAAGCCGTCTCAGAGTCCAGCGACTCGGCAGACACCACATGGATGATCTTGGGGTTGTTACAGTTCTCCTGGAACACAAGCATCACTTATGAATAAAGGTGGATATGCCCCCTGGTTTAACAGCTAGCAAGAATGGCATATTAGATTGGCAGGAGTGGAAGACTTATGATGAGTCATGCTTCCTCTATGGCTGCTGAATCTAAGCTATGGGACTGGTGAGGTGAGgtgataccccccccccccccaaaacaagcaaaaattGAAAGTCAAAAGGTGCAACAACATGCAGCAGGTGAACACCACATACTGCACAGATGATATATTTCCTCTTTCTTTTACAATAATTTTGAATCAGATAAGAGTCACCCTTGTGCTCACTTCAGAAACATTTCACTGAATACATCCACTGCCTTAGAGGTAACATTCAGAAGGCAATGTAGTGGAAAACAAACAATTTCATAAAGAGTAGTGCCTGGCGAGGTGCCTTCATGAGGTGCTGGCGAGCTGCCATCAAGCCCCCATATCATCGTGCAAGCAAGTCTAACCCCCACATCACGGGGAAAAACAGACGATAAaacagagagtgagtgagtgagagtagCATGTAGTGAACACAAAGAAAGACACATTACTCTGCACTCACCTCGATATCAGGAGGCACTGGTGAGTACAGCGGGTTAGAGTAGGACATCTTCTTCTGTTTGGGCTCAGGAGGATCTGGCTCGTGGCCCTTCATGAGCTTCCTCAGCTCGCTGCCTTTACCTCGGCCTGACAGGACGTTAGAGAAGTGGATGACAGGAAGGGTCCCGAGGTGTCGTCTGCGTCTAGGACAGGACAGAACAGGAAAAGTTAGTCTATCAATCTTAGACAAAAGGTCTCTCACTCATCAACTTTATGCCAAATTATCATGTTAAACAGCTGTCCTtctgcaaaacaaaatcaatctgtACTGCATAACAATAGTTTTGTAATCTTAGCCAAAAGGTCTCTCACTCATTAACTTTATGCCAATATCATGTTAAACGGCTGTCCTtctgcaaaacaaaatcaatctgtACAGCATAACAAGAGTTTTgtcataaacacacaaaaatgttggAGTACCTTTGTTCAAAGATGTAGTAAGTTGCAATTCCCACTATGAGGATCAACAGCAGCAGTCCACAGATCAGGCCTGCAATCCATCCACGATCTTCTGCAGAAACAGTCAACAGAGTTGTTTTGTAAGTGTTGTTTCAAAAATACTTATACTAATACTTATAGGAGGTACATTTATGTCAGCCTCGAGGGCATATAACCCCCACCTTGCAATCTAGAATCAGGAGTGGTCCTGATTACTGTAACAATTTTGTGCAGGTGATATGGAAAAATGAATATCTTTCTCAACTGAATGACCACGTACCAGAGCCTTGGGTATCGGACCTGCTGTCATTCACAACATCAGGACCATGTTGGCAGTGGAGCCCTGTAAACCCTGGATGACATCTGAGTTCAAAATAAATTCCACATTTTAGGGATCTCTGTATACTACTAAGCTGAAAAAAATACCGATATCAAAGTACACGTTTTAATGCAAATGGCATGTTAGAactcaaataaacaataaacaatccgATATGGAAATTAGTAGATTTGAATGTTGACAGATATACCATATAACAGCATTAGTTGTCAAGACAGCGAAGGAATTCCACCAATTCAATACTGATGCAGACTTCTAAGACGCCCCAAACACTTGGCATGAAGAGTGACTTTCAGATGAGATTAACCTACCTGCACTCCACCCACCCATCGACGACCAGGCATGTCCCTCCATTCAGACAGTACCCACGAATACATCCATCTGGGATGCTTGGACTCACTGTATGATATGGTGCAAGGCAAAAAGGAGCAAAACTTTGAAGAATCTTTAACATTGCTTATTCATGCATCCAGATGCTAAGGCTTAGAATGGGGCAACGTTGATGGACATGTAGCACCATCATGTTATTGTTAAAAACCCAAGTTACCCTTGTTCAAACTTTTTTCAATATCAGACATACAGTGAGcagttttgaactgtagaaaGAATTCAATGATTGAGACAGACTATGATTCTGTACACACTGAGCAGAAATTGTTCAACTACAGTTTTTATTATGTGTTCTACATTATTTACTTGAAACCATGGATCCTTCTGACAACACTTCATAAAAACTTTCAGACCTTCAGATGTCTTGGTAACAGGTGTTGAGGTAGGGATTACTGTAGGCACACATCTCGCCCTGCTTCCTGGAATGAACTCATATCCCTTGGGACACAGACAGCTGAAACCACCTGGCTTCAACAGGCACATGTGGCTACATGGAGCTGAGGAGCAGGGATTGGGTGctggatggaaaaaaaacacacactttgTATTCAATAAACGAGTTCAAGGAATTAAAGGTTTCATTCACACAATCAAAGGCAGTCAATTACAAAGTCACATGTAGATGTGTAGTTGAGATACATATGCCTGAGGTAGTAAGGAAATGGACCTAAGAATGTGGCAATTCAATAATCTACTAAATTGCAACATGATGGCCCTTTCGTCAGCAGTATTTTATTGTCCTGAATGATGAGTATCAAACTATAATGGactagaaaaaaaggaataggGACAGTCAGTCATTTTAGGagacaaaaatgaacaaaacaaacagacaaacacacctgACTTCCTGAGTGCGGGGTGCATGACCATAATGCCACTTGGCCTGTGAAGCCCTTCCTTTATTTTCACAGTGTCCTCCCCTGTGAGCCTGTTAGCAGACTCCACTGCCTCTCTGTGCCAGTCAGTCCAGTACATCGAGTCTTCAAACAACGCCAGACCAAAGGGGTGCTTAACAATGGTGGGGAGGGAAACCCTatattgtgcaaataaataacaAATAATGTATCAATCTGTGAAGGTGTATCTATTCAATGTTTTGTATTCAACCCAAAAAAGGTTACATGAAATTTTTAAACTCTAAGAATTGGGTGTTGTAGAATATTATTGAGCACGAACTCCATTAAATTTTAAGCTACTTAAGGGTAAagaaaatatcatcatcatgaaaatgaaaaatacaaaaatagacaAATGTCACCTGTTTTTCCCATCGTAGTCACAGTACTCAATCTTGTCCAGCCGAGCGTCTGCGAAGTACAGTCTCTTCAGGATGTCGTCCACAACGAGAGCGTTGGGCCAGATAAGGCCCGTGGTGATGATCATCCTCCTGTTGCCACTGTCCATGTCTGCCCGCTCAATCTTGGGCTCAACCCCCCACTCAGACCAGTACAACGTCCTAGAACAATAACATTAACCATCATCTATTTGTTCATTTACTATTCAAAACATCTTGGCAACTCTTTAACATGGATATGATAAACGTTGCATATAACTAGCTAGGGAAACCATCCAACCTACACaaaaagttcaaggtcaaacatttgtatgtttgtacaacATTAAAGATTAACACTGATGAAATAAAAACTAAGCCTTTCTGTAATTTTTGCAATGAGCCTTTCGAAGCAACATGTATATCtctgaaccacactgttactgTTCATATTATGAACAGTGTGGTTCAGAGCCACCTTACTGACCAATCTAACtagtccggaccttttagcctagtggtaagtgcatTGGGTGTGCCACTTACtaaccagtctaactggtccggacctttcaGCCTGGTCATTAAGTGACAACAGTGAACTACACTGTTACATATAAAAGGATTCTTTACCGCTCTGCCATGTTGAGTGCGATGGCCCGAGGTTTGTCTATGTTGTGCTGTAACAGGACAGCCCTGTGCTGACAGGAGGGCAGGCTGCACACCCCCACCATGTTGGACCCTGCGTCTGTCCAGTACAGGTTGTTACCGACCCAGTCCACAGCCAGGCCATCAGGCGACTCCAGACCATCCACAAACATGCTCCAGTTACCAGAGGTCAGGGACAACCTGTTGATGGTACCCTGTAGAGGGAAGGAGGGCAGGTTAAACATCTTCATTGAATAACATCTAATTGACACTGTTAATTGGTAATTTTAGATTTGGATTTACACTCCAAATCTTGgattttggaaaatattgacttatatttcaaaggaaaaaaacTTCTACTTAAAGATAATGTATGCTTTTAATTTCTCTGCAAAACAGGGTTGACTTGTGCTTTCACAAGAACAATAAAGACCTTTGACATAACTTACCAGTGTTGCATCAGTCCAGTAGATCTCCTGGGTATTCAGGTTGTA
Protein-coding regions in this window:
- the LOC136442169 gene encoding uncharacterized protein isoform X7, encoding MASKDTGIKKTVAEKTAAQGQKTSGDKTKDAAGAGDNKGVKAGTLGTSQKHAEQTSSAAANAGKGGLEGALAGMLHGPTIKDKTSKENAPIVGPDGIPTEKDRWGSEYVTLKQGAATMQSAAPTQAAATIKSADTTQSAASHGPGLSAALEGMLHGPTIKDKTSKEKAPIVGPDGIPTEKDRWGSEYVTLKQGAATMQSAAPTQAAATIKSADTTQSAASPGPGLSAALEGMLHGPTIKDKTSKEKAPIVGPGGIPKEDVRWPEYGTEKQGAVKMQSAAPTQAAATIKSADTTQSAAPPGPGLSAALEGMLHGPTIKDKTSKEKAPIVGPGGVPKEDVRWPEYGTDKQGAAKMQSATPTQAAATIKSADTTQSAAPPGPGLSAALAGMLHGPTIKDKTSKEKAPIVGPGGVPKEDVRWPEYGSDKQGAVKMQSAAPTQAAATIKSADTTQSAAPPGTGLSAALDGMLHGPTIKDKTSKEKAPIVGPGGVPKEDVRWPEYGSDKQGAVKMQSAAPTQAAATIKSADTTQSAAPPGPGLSAALEGMLHGPTIKDKTSKEKAPIVGPGGVPKEDVRWPEYGTEKQGAVKMQSAAPTQAAATIKSADTTQSAAPPGPGLSAALEGMLHGPTIKDKTSKEKAPIVGPGGVPKEDVRWPEYGTEKQGAAKMQSAAPMQAAATIKSADTTQSAAPPGPGLSAALEGMLHGPTIKDKNQKKKNAPVVGPDSIPTEEVRWGEQHSGKQGAAKMQSAAPTQAAATIKSADTTHSAAPPGPGLSAALEGMLHGPTIKDKNQKKKNAPVVGPDSIPTEEVRWGEQHSGKQGAVKMQSAAPMQAAATIKSADTTQSTAPPGAGLSAALEGMLHGPTIKDKTSKEKAPIVGPGGVPKEDVRWPEYDTGKQGAAKMQSAAPMQAAATIKSADTTQSAAPPGPGLSAALDGMLHGPTIKDKNQKKKNAPVVGPDSIPTEEVRWGEQHSGKQGAAKMQSAAPMQAAATIKSADTTQSAAPPGPGLSAALEGMLHGPTIKDRNQKKKNAPVVGPDSIPTEEVRWGEQHSGKQGAAKMQSAAPTQAAATIKSADTTQSAAPPGPGLSAALEGMLHGPTIKDKNQKKKNAPVVGPDSIPTEEVRWGEQHSGKGAKGSGQSNNKSGGRKGSGKKKGKK
- the LOC136442169 gene encoding uncharacterized protein isoform X4 translates to MASKDTGVQMANGTDDLIWITPHICIKKTVAEKTAAQGQKTSGDKTKDAAGAGDNKGVKAGTLGTSQKHAEQTSSAAANAGKGGLEGALAGMLHGPTIKDKTSKENAPIVGPDGIPTEKDRWGSEYVTLKQGAATMQSAAPTQAAATIKSADTTQSAASHGPGLSAALEGMLHGPTIKDKTSKEKAPIVGPDGIPTEKDRWGSEYVTLKQGAATMQSAAPTQAAATIKSADTTQSAASPGPGLSAALEGMLHGPTIKDKTSKEKAPIVGPGGIPKEDVRWPEYGTEKQGAVKMQSAAPTQAAATIKSADTTQSAAPPGPGLSAALEGMLHGPTIKDKTSKEKAPIVGPGGVPKEDVRWPEYGTDKQGAAKMQSATPTQAAATIKSADTTQSAAPPGPGLSAALAGMLHGPTIKDKTSKEKAPIVGPGGVPKEDVRWPEYGSDKQGAVKMQSAAPTQAAATIKSADTTQSAAPPGTGLSAALDGMLHGPTIKDKTSKEKAPIVGPGGVPKEDVRWPEYGSDKQGAVKMQSAAPTQAAATIKSADTTQSAAPPGPGLSAALEGMLHGPTIKDKTSKEKAPIVGPGGVPKEDVRWPEYGTEKQGAVKMQSAAPTQAAATIKSADTTQSAAPPGPGLSAALEGMLHGPTIKDKTSKEKAPIVGPGGVPKEDVRWPEYGTEKQGAAKMQSAAPMQAAATIKSADTTQSAAPPGPGLSAALEGMLHGPTIKDKNQKKKNAPVVGPDSIPTEEVRWGEQHSGKQGAAKMQSAAPTQAAATIKSADTTHSAAPPGPGLSAALEGMLHGPTIKDKNQKKKNAPVVGPDSIPTEEVRWGEQHSGKQGAVKMQSAAPMQAAATIKSADTTQSTAPPGAGLSAALEGMLHGPTIKDKTSKEKAPIVGPGGVPKEDVRWPEYDTGKQGAAKMQSAAPMQAAATIKSADTTQSAAPPGPGLSAALDGMLHGPTIKDKNQKKKNAPVVGPDSIPTEEVRWGEQHSGKQGAAKMQSAAPMQAAATIKSADTTQSAAPPGPGLSAALEGMLHGPTIKDRNQKKKNAPVVGPDSIPTEEVRWGEQHSGKQGAAKMQSAAPTQAAATIKSADTTQSAAPPGPGLSAALEGMLHGPTIKDKNQKKKNAPVVGPDSIPTEEVRWGEQHSGKGAKGSGQSNNKSGGRKGSGKKKGKK